The following nucleotide sequence is from Actinomycetes bacterium.
CGAAACTTTTTAATTTGTCTGCTTCCTTTATTTTGTTTTTTATAGCTTTTTTTATTTTTTCATCCATACACTAATAATATATTTAAAACTGAAACAAAGCAAAAAAAATGAGCGGTTTTAATTAAAAAACCGCTCGAAGGGGAAATGAATTGATGTCATTGTACAATAAAAAAAATATAATTCAAGGAAAAATATTATTTTTTTTCCAGATCAAGCATTTCTATCAGTCTGGGCACATGTTTTTCCCATCCCAGAGCCTGTATATGCACTCCGGCACAGAAAGGCTTAACCTTATTTATGAGCTCAACCAGGATTTCCAGACAGGTATTTACCCTGTCTTCGGATTTGGCCATACGGTCCATGATTGGCTTGGGAACATAGATGCCGGGAACAAACTTATTCATGTAATTGGCCATTTTGTCTGATTTAAGCAATATGACTCCGGCCAGCACTGGAACCTTTATGTTCAGCTTGCTTACCCTCTCCATAAAGCTTTCAAATACCCTGGCGTCAAATATGGCCTGAGTCTGGAAAAATTGGGCCCCCATCTCGATTTTCTTCTGCATTTTTATAAGCTGAAGCTCCATTGCCTCATGGGTATCTGCGCCCGGGTTTACCACTGCTCCCTTAAAAAAAGAAGGTTTTCCGTCCAGCTGGTTGCCGGCAACATCATATCCTTCCTCCAGCCTTTTTATGGCCCACAAAAGGGATACAGAATCCAGGTCGTTTACAGGTTTTGCCCCCGGGTGGTCACCCACTGAAACATGGTCGCCGGTAAGGGCTAAAACATTTCTTATCCCCAATACATAGGCACTCAACAGGTCAGACTGGAGAGCCAGCCGGTTCCGGTCCCTGCAGGTCATCTGAAATATGGGATCCAGATCCATCTCTTTTAGAAGGTGACAGGTAACCAGAGATCCCAGCCTCATAACAGAGCTCTGCAGATCAGTAACGTTTATGCCGTCCACCAAACCTTTAAGCAGGTTTCCGGTTTCGGTAATCTCTCCGGTATTAACTCCTTTGGGGGGGCCAATTTCACAGGTAATGGTAAATTTGCCTTCTTCAAGCGATTTCTGGAAGGAACCCTTTTTATCTTTATTATTTTCTGCCATATATCCTCCAATAAAGTAAGATAGTTGTGATAATTCTAATTGAATTATTTTCTTTTTACAAATTGAAGTCTAATATAAAGGAAGGAGGGATACTATTGAACCATAAATCTATAAAAAAGAGTTATCGTCTGGTGGAAAATTTATCGGATATGGCAGTGGAAGCCTGGGGAGAAAACCCCGAAGAGCTGTTTGCCAGTATAGGTACGGGTATGTTTTCAGCCATTACAGATATTGATAAGGTAAATCCCAAATTTAAGGTAGACATTACCCTAGAGGAAGAACCTGGAGGCAGCTATGAAGATGCAGTCATAAGCTGGCTGCAGGAGTTGATTTACAGGTTTGAGGCTGACAAAATGTTGTTCTGCCGCTTTGAAATTGAAAACATTGGACTGGATGAAAAAATTTTGGTTAAAGCCTGTGGATGGGGAGAGCCCGTGGATAAAGAAAGGCATAACATAAACATAGGAATAAAAGCAGCTACCTATCACCAGCTAAAGGTAGTAAAAAATCAGCAGTGGCATTGCAAAGTAATATTTGATATCTGAGGTGATTTAAGTGAATGATTACGGTATAAAAAAAATAGATGATTATAAATGGCTTATACCCAAAAATGAAGATCTGGGGATGAGGGTAGACGGCATTATATTCGCCGATGAGGACATAATTGAGCACGCAGTTAATGAAAAAACCCTGGATCAGGTCATAAATGTTGCTACCCTGCCGGGTATAGTAGGCGCTTCTCTGGCTATGCCGGACATACACTACGGGTACGGCTTTCCCATTGGAGGGGTAGCAGCTATGGATTGCGGGGACGGAGTGATTTCTCCCGGCGGGGTTGGATTTGATATATCCTGCGGGGTCAGGCTGTACCGGACCGGTCTCTTTTACGATGATATAAAACAGCATATCCGTGAGCTGATGTCACTGCTGTCGGCTGCGGTACCCAAAGGGGTGGGCAGCAGCGGCAAAATAAAGCTATCTGACAGTAAGATAAAGGATGTGCTTACCAAAGGGGCCAAGTGGGCAATTTCCAATGGCTACGGCATGGATCAGGAACAGGAATATTTGGAAGAAAATGGTTTTATGGAGGAAGCAGATCCCGGCCAGGTTTCTCCTAGAGCATACCGCCGGGGAAGCGACCAGCTGGGAACACTGGGCTCGGGCAATCATTTTCTAGAGATACAGAAAGTAGAAAAAATTTATAACCAGCAGGCAGCCGGGGTTTTTGGTATTGAGCCTGGCCAGATAACAGTAATGATACATTCGGGTTCGCGGGGTTTGGGCCATCAGGTATGCAGTGATTTTTTGAAAGTGATGGGACAGGCTTCGGCTAGATACGGTATACACCTGGCGGACCGCCAGCTGGCCTGTGCTCCCATAGATTCCCCGGAGGGCAGAAGTTATTATGGAGCTATGGCTGCAGCGGTAAATTATGCCCTGGCCAACCGTCAGTGCCTGGGCCACTGGGTGGTGCAGACTTTACAGCAGTATTTTAAAAAATCAGCAGATAAGCTGGGCATAAATTTGATATATGATGTTTCCCATAATATTGCCAAGATGGAAGATCACTATTATGAGGGCAGAAAGTTAAAGTTATGTGTACACCGTAAAGGCGCCACCAGGTCCCTGGGTCCAAATAGTAGCCATATACCTGCTGCCTACCGCAGCCTGGGGCAGCCGGTAATAATACCTGGCGATATGGGCCGCTATTCATATGTCCTTACCGGTACCAATAAATCAGAACAGGAAAGCTTCAGCTCGACCTGTCACGGTGCCGGCAGATTGATGAGCCGGACCAGGGCAAAAAAGACCGTCAGGGGTCAAGAAGTTAAGGACTACCTGCTCCAGAAACATGGGGTGGTGGCTATTGCTGACAGCATGGCCAGCCTGGCCGAGGAAGCCCCCCTGGCTTACAAAGATGTAAAAAATGTGGTAGATATTACCCAGAAAGCTGGTCTGTCCGATAAAGTGGCCCGGTTAAAGCCGCTGGGTGTGCTAAAAGGGTAAATAAATCAGCAAATATAGAAAAATATTCTCCAGCCTCTAATTATTGATAAAATAATAGTAAAAAATCAAAAAAATGCTATAATTAACTGGGTTTAGTAAAAAATTATTCATTTTAAGCTGTAAAATTAAAAAAATTTGTTATTTTTTACTTTTTTTAAAAAATTTAGATTGAGAGGCGATTAATATGAGGGGAATAGATCTTTTAACCGAATTTTCTCAAAAAGCCGGAAACAAGATTGATCCAGGCAAAATAAAGATTGATGATACCACCTTAAGAGACGGGGAACAGACCGCCGGGGTGGTGTTTGCCAATGAAGAAAAGATACATATTGCCAAGATGCTGGATAAAATTGGGGTTCACCAGCTGGAAACAGGTATTCCGGCCATGGGTGGCGACGAAAAGGAAGCTATTAGAAGAATTGCTGCTCTGGGGTTAAACTGCAGCGTTCTGGGATGGAACAGGGCAGTAAGATCCGATATTGATGCTTCCATTGAATGTGGTGTTGATGCGGTGGCCATATCCATATCTTCATCTGATATCCATATAGAGCATAAATTAATGAAAAGCAGGGAATGGGTATTGGAAAGTGTAAAAAAGAGCGTGGATTATGCCAAGGAACACAACCTGTATGTTTCAGTAAATGCGGAAGACGCTTCCCGTTCGGATATGGAGTTTCTGCTTCAGTTTGCCCGGACTGCCCGGGATGCCGGAGCTGACCGGCTAAGGTACTGCGATACTCTAGGGATACTGGACCCCTTCGATACTTTTATGAGGGTTAAAAATATCATAGACATTATAGGGATAGAGGTAGAGATGCATACCCATAATGATTTCGGCATGGCTATAGCCAATGCTATTGCCGGCATAAAGGCGGGAGCCACCTATGTTAATACCACTATAAACGGTTTGGGGGAAAGGGCTGGAAATGCTGCCTTTGAAGAACTGATAATGGCCTTAAAGCATATTGAAAGCGTGGACCTGGGTTTCAACACAACCTTGCTCAGGTCACTGTCTGAGTATGTAGCCAATGCATCCAACCGGGTACTGCCTACCTGGAAGCCCATAGTAGGTGGAAACCTGTTCTTATATGAGGGAGAAAACAAGGCAGCTGCTGTGCTAACTGACCCCCGCACCTTTGAGCTGTTTTCTGCCGAAGACGTAGGGCTGGAAAGAAAAATAATTATTGGCAAATATTCGGGGATAATTTCCCTTACTGCCAAGCTTCAGTCTATGGGTTACCAGATAAATGAATCCCAGGCCAGGGAACTGGTGGAAATATTAAGGGAAAGGGCAGTAGCCTTAAAGAGGTCTCTGTTAGACAGTGAGATAGTCGAGGCCTACAAATCCTTTATGGATAAGAAAAATAAATCCCATAAAAAGGGAGGGAAGTAAGATATGGTAATGAAAAAAGATAAAAGACAGGTAAATATAATTGATACCACCCTCAGGAATGGAGAACAGACAGCAGGTGTGGTTTTCTCCAAACATGAAAAATTAAGGATTGCCAAGATGCTGGACGAGATAGGGATACCGGAGATAGAAGTCGGCACTCCCGGCCTTGGTTCTCTGGAAAGAGATATTATAAAATCTATTGTAGACCTTGACCTGAGTGCAAAGGTGTTTGCTTATTGCGAGCCTTACCCCGAACATGTGGAGAAGGCGGCAGAAACCGGGATAAAAAATGTGATACTGAATATATCTACGTCTGATATCCATATTAAGAAGAAGTACAAGCAGAATAAAACCTGGACTGTAAACCGGCTTAAAGAGGTAATCAGGGTAGCAAAGAAGAATGATTTGAATTTTATTGTAAGTGCAGAAGATGCTTCCAGAAGTGATCTGGAGTTTCTGTTAAAGATTTTGCATATTGCCAAAAAAAGAGGAGCCTACCGGTTCAGGATCTGTGATACAGTAAGCAGGTATGATCCCTTCAGGACTTTCCTTAATATTAACAGTATAGCCAATTCCGTAAATTTTCCCCTGGAGGTATACAACCATAATGACTTTGGTATGGCTACTGCCAACGGGATGGCCGCAATCAGGGCCGGTGCTACCAGTATAGTGGTTTCTGTAGGCGGCCTTGGCGAAGGCACCGGCAATGCAGCTTTAGAAGAAATAGTTATGGCCTTAAAGTATCTGGAAAATGTGGAACTGGGCATTGCTACCATTAGATTCAGGGAAATTGCAGAGTATGTAGCCAAAGCCTCAGCCAGGGCTATTCCGGTATGGAAGGCTATCGTGGGTACCAATGTTTTTGCCCATGAATCAGGAATTCACGCAGACGGAGTTATAAAAAACCCTAAGAACTATGAAGTTTTCAAGCCCAGTGAGGTAGGGCTTACCAGACAGCTGGTAGTGGGTAAACACTCGGGCTCACATACCATACTGCATAAGTTTAAGGAATTTGGAATAGATCTTACCGATAAGGAAGCCAATGACTTACTGACTCTGGCCAGGGAAATGGCTGTGGATTTAAAAAGGCCCTTATTTGATAAGGAGCTTATGTATATATATAAAGACTATATTAAGAAAAAAGAAGAAACCGAGGAAGTAGATTCACTTACCAGCGAGTAGAAAGGAATTATGTTGAAAAAAACAATAGCGGAAAAAATTATTTCAGCCCATGCTGAATCGGAAGTAAGCGCCGGGGACATAGCAGTGGTGGATGTGGATGTGGTTATGGCCCAGGATGGGACCGGGCCGCTGGCGGTAAGCCAGATAGAAAAGATGGGTTTTGACCGGGTTAAACAACCCCAATCTTCCATATTGTTTATAGACCATGCTGCCCCCAGCCCCCGCAAAGAACTCTCTAACTCACATATGGTACTGAGGCAGTTTGCAGAAAAAACAGGGGCCCAGGTCAGCGATGTGGGGGAAGGCGTATGCCACCAGATACTGGTAGAAAAATATGTATGCCCCAACCATATAGTTATAGGTGCTGATTCTCATACCTGTACCTCGGGAGCCCTGGGTGCTTTTGCTACCGGTATGGGATCCACCGATATTGCGGTGGGGTTCGCCCTGGCCAAGACCTGGCTGATGGTGCCCCATACCATAAGGGTAAATATAGAAGGAACCCCGGGCAAAGGAGTGTTTGCCAAGGATTTAATAATTTTTATTATAGGCAAGATTACTTCTGATGGCGCAACTTACAAGGCCCTGGAGTTTGGGGGTTCAGCCGTAGAGCATATGACCATGGATGACCGGTTTACCATATCCAATATGGCAGTGGAAGCAGGAGCCAAGACCGGCCTTTTTGCTTCTGACGATATCACCAAAAAATATTTGGAAAGTATGGACAGGGGAGACTGTTTTACAAATGTTTACCCTGATGAAGGCGCCGCCTATCAAGAGGTTATAGATATTGACTATTCGGCAATAAAGCCCATGATTTCCAAGCCCCATACCGTGGATAATGTCTCTTCGATAGACGAATTAGGCAAAATCAAGGTAGACCAGGTGTTTATAGGAACCTGTACCAACGGCCGGTTAAGCGATTTGGCCCTGGCCGCCAGCATACTTAAGGGCCGGAAAGTTGCTCCAGGGGTAAGACTTATAGTGGTTCCTGCTTCCAGGAAGGTTTATCTGGAAGCTATGGATAAAGGAATAATAAAGGATTTAACTGAAAGCGGAGCAGCGATTATGGCTCCCGGATGCGGTCCATGTGTAGGGGTCCATGAAGGAATACTGGGGGATGGAGAAGTATGTCTTTCCACCCAGAACAGAAATTTTGTGGGCAGAATGGGTAATCCCAATTCCTTCATTTATCTGGGCTCTCCGGCTACTGCAGCCTGGAGTGCGGTAAAAGGCTATATTGCGGATCCCAGGGAGGTGCTAGTGTAATGAAAAATCAAGCACTTGAAGGCAAGAGCTTTAAATTTGGCGATGATATATCTACGGACCTTATAGCTCCGGGAAGATATTTTCATTTGAGGTCTAATCTGCCTGAATTAGCCAAACATGTCCTGGAAGATGCTGATCCCCAATTTGCCCAAAAGGTAAGGCCGGGGGATTTCGTAGTGGGGGGCAGAAATTTCGGGCTGGGCTCCAGCCGGGAACATGCACCCGCGATAATAAAACTGGCAGGGATAGGAGCAGTACTGGCCAAATCTTTTGCCAGGATCTTTTTCAGAAACTGTATCAATGTGGGTCTTCCTGCATTGATCTGTGATACAGACCAGATAGAAGAGGGAGATAATTTAAAAATAGACCTGTCGGAAGGGTTTATACATAACCTGGACAAGGGGACACAAATCAAATTTAATCCGCTTCCCCCGGTTATGATAAAGATACTGTCTGATGGCGGTCTAACCGAACATATTAAAAAAAATAAGGGGTTCAACTTATGAAACACAAGATAACACTGATACCTGGAGATGGTATCGGTCCCGAGATTACGGAAGCCACGGTAAAGGTTATAGAAGCCACCGGGGTGGATATACAGTGGGATGAAGTTTATGCAGGCGCAGAAGTATACGAAAGCGAAGGCACTGTATTACCGCAAAAAGTAATTGACTCCCTGAATGCTAACAAGGTTGGCATAAAGGGTCCTATAACCACTCCAGTAGGTACCGGTTTTAGAAGTGTTAATGTAGCTATGCGTAAGCTGTTTAATCTTTATGCCTGTGTCAGGCCCTGTAAAAGCTACCGGGGAGTAAGAAGCCGTTACCAGGATATTGACCTGGTTATTATAAGGGAAAATACTGAAGACCTGTATGCTGGCATTGAATTTGAAAAGGGAAAAGATGAGACTCTAAGGCTACTGGAATTTATCAAAAAGGAAAAAGAGGTTCAGATAAGACCGGATAGCGGAATCTCCATAAAACCAATTTCGGTTACCGGCACCGAAAATATAGTGAGGTTTGCTTTTGAATATGCCCAGAAGAATAACCGTAAAAAAGTAACCGGTGTACACAAGGCCAATATAATGAAATATACAGACGGCCTGTACCTGGATGTATTCAGAAAGGTTGCTTCCCAGTATCCGGATATCGAATCCGAGGACAGGATAGTAGATAATATGTGCATGCAGCTGGTACAGAAGCCGGAGTTATACGATGTACTGGTGCTGCCCAATCTTTACGGGGACATACTCTCCGACCTGGCTGCCGGGCTGGTTGGCGGCCTGGGGGTTGCTCCCGGTGGCAATATTGGAGACGAGATAGCTTTATTTGAGCCCACCCACGGCAGCGCGCCCAAATACAAAGGACAAAACAAGGTAAACCCTACTGCCATGATGCTCTCGGGAGTGCTTATGCTTAAGCATATAGGTGAGCCTGAATATGCGCAGCTGCTGGATTCAGCCATAGCGGCCAATATAGCAGAAGGAAAATATGTTACCTATGATTTTAAAGCTGACCGCAATGATCCCAGCGCAGTAGGCACCAGTGAATATGCGGACGCCATAGTGGAAAAAATCAAGAAACTAAAATAAATTATGGAAATATAAATAGAAGCCTGGAAATACCGGGTTTCTATTTATATTACAGCAAGGTTAATGGTTCCAGCTTAAGGGATATTCTAAAGTATCCTGTAAAAAACTGGTTAAAACATGAGGAGGAACAGGATGAAAAGCTACAGAAAAGAACTATTTTTTAATACCAATACCAGAAGGCAGCTAATTAATATTACCCCCCAGATACAGGACTGCCTGGAAGAAAGCGGAATAAAAGAGGGGCTGCTTTTGTGCAATGCCATGCATATAACCTCCAGTATTTTTATTAATGATGATGAATCAGGCCTGCACCATGATTTTGAAGTATGGCTGGAAAAACTGGCTCCGGAGAAACCTCATAGCCAGTACAGGCATAACGGGTTTGAGGATAATGCTGATGCCCATCTGAAAAGAACCATCATGGGCAGGGAAGTGGTAGTGGCAATAACTGAAGGGCGCCTGGATTTTGGTCCCTGGGAACAGATTTTTTATGGTGAATTTGACGGTAAAAGAAAGAAAAGGGTCCTGGTTAAAATAATAGGGGAGTAAACATAAATTTAAGCCTGTTTTCTCAATACAGAAGGGGTCACTTTTTTTTCGGTAAAAGTTAACAGAAGTTCCGTGGCCACGGCAATAACCATTACCGGTATTATACCGTAAAATATCTTTCTCAGATTAAAGCTGGCCAGGCCTTCAAAAATCAGTTTTCCCAGGCCTCCGCTGCCAATAATTGCGGTTAAAACAGCGATTCCATTGGTAAGTATGGCTGCAAATTTAATGCCGGCAAACATGGGAGCGTAAGCATGGGGAAACCTTATGGTTTTAAGTATCTGGAACCTGGTAAGCCCTATACCTTTTCCGGCATCAATGTAAAAACTGTCCACACTTTTTAACCCGATGTAGGTATTCTTAATTATGGGCAGCAGGGCCCGAAACAGTATGGCTACTATTGCCGGCTTAAAGCCGATACCCATAAGGGGCACCACCAAAGCTACCACCGCAAAACTGGGGATAGCTTCAACCAGATTGGCCAGAGTCATAATAACCCCAGCAAGTTTCCGGTTGTACAGGGAGGCAACAGCCAGAGGGATGCCTGCTATTATGCTTACTGCCAGTGAGCCGTAAGCCAGCAACAAGTGCTCCGAGGTTAGGGATAAGACCTTGCTAAGCATTTCCATAACTGTACCTCTTCTTCAGTAGTTTTTCTGCCAGCGCCCCTATACCGTCTAAGGCCAGTGCCAGAAGGCCAACCCATATTCCGGTAAGAAGTATCAGCGGCTTGTCATATAGATGGATTCCGGTTTGAAGAGGGGCACCCAGGCCTCCAGCGGCAATAAGACCACCCAGGGTAATTACGCCAATGGTAAACACTATGGCTATTCTTATCCCCCCGGCTATAAGGGGCAGGGCCAGCGGTATTCTAATGCGGAACAGTATATCTTTTTTATTTAACCCAATAGCTTTTCCGGTTTCAATATAATCCTGGTCTATATTGGCCAATCCGGCATAGGTATTCCGGGCAATAGGAAGTATTGAATACAGTACGCAGGCGGCTATGGTAGGCAGTTTTCCTAAACCCAGCAGGGGGAGAAGCAGTATAAGCAAAGCCAGGGTGGGTATTATCTGAATAATGTTTAAGGCATTAAATACAGTATTGGATACCTTTTTATTGCTGTAGATAAGTATGCCTATCATAACCCCTATGGCTATGGACAGGCCTATGGCTATGGCAAACATGCCCAAATGCTCCATGGTCCTTAGGCCAAGCTTATGGGTCTCCCATAGTTGTGTAATCTGGGCTATCATCTATACCAGCTCCAGAAGAAGTTTGTCTGTGGTCAGTATACCTAATGGCTGAGTGCCTTCGGCTACTACTGCCAGAGTAATATTTTTATCTTTAAGCTCAGCCACGGCTTCCGACAGGTTTTTTTGGGCATCAAAACTTATTACCTTCTCTGCCACCTGTTTTAAGGTTTTATTCTGCAGGTTGCAAATCTTGTTTAAATTAGCTATACCCTCAAGT
It contains:
- a CDS encoding methylenetetrahydrofolate reductase; this encodes MAENNKDKKGSFQKSLEEGKFTITCEIGPPKGVNTGEITETGNLLKGLVDGINVTDLQSSVMRLGSLVTCHLLKEMDLDPIFQMTCRDRNRLALQSDLLSAYVLGIRNVLALTGDHVSVGDHPGAKPVNDLDSVSLLWAIKRLEEGYDVAGNQLDGKPSFFKGAVVNPGADTHEAMELQLIKMQKKIEMGAQFFQTQAIFDARVFESFMERVSKLNIKVPVLAGVILLKSDKMANYMNKFVPGIYVPKPIMDRMAKSEDRVNTCLEILVELINKVKPFCAGVHIQALGWEKHVPRLIEMLDLEKK
- a CDS encoding archease, giving the protein MNHKSIKKSYRLVENLSDMAVEAWGENPEELFASIGTGMFSAITDIDKVNPKFKVDITLEEEPGGSYEDAVISWLQELIYRFEADKMLFCRFEIENIGLDEKILVKACGWGEPVDKERHNINIGIKAATYHQLKVVKNQQWHCKVIFDI
- a CDS encoding RtcB family protein, whose product is MRVDGIIFADEDIIEHAVNEKTLDQVINVATLPGIVGASLAMPDIHYGYGFPIGGVAAMDCGDGVISPGGVGFDISCGVRLYRTGLFYDDIKQHIRELMSLLSAAVPKGVGSSGKIKLSDSKIKDVLTKGAKWAISNGYGMDQEQEYLEENGFMEEADPGQVSPRAYRRGSDQLGTLGSGNHFLEIQKVEKIYNQQAAGVFGIEPGQITVMIHSGSRGLGHQVCSDFLKVMGQASARYGIHLADRQLACAPIDSPEGRSYYGAMAAAVNYALANRQCLGHWVVQTLQQYFKKSADKLGINLIYDVSHNIAKMEDHYYEGRKLKLCVHRKGATRSLGPNSSHIPAAYRSLGQPVIIPGDMGRYSYVLTGTNKSEQESFSSTCHGAGRLMSRTRAKKTVRGQEVKDYLLQKHGVVAIADSMASLAEEAPLAYKDVKNVVDITQKAGLSDKVARLKPLGVLKG
- the nifV gene encoding homocitrate synthase; this encodes MRGIDLLTEFSQKAGNKIDPGKIKIDDTTLRDGEQTAGVVFANEEKIHIAKMLDKIGVHQLETGIPAMGGDEKEAIRRIAALGLNCSVLGWNRAVRSDIDASIECGVDAVAISISSSDIHIEHKLMKSREWVLESVKKSVDYAKEHNLYVSVNAEDASRSDMEFLLQFARTARDAGADRLRYCDTLGILDPFDTFMRVKNIIDIIGIEVEMHTHNDFGMAIANAIAGIKAGATYVNTTINGLGERAGNAAFEELIMALKHIESVDLGFNTTLLRSLSEYVANASNRVLPTWKPIVGGNLFLYEGENKAAAVLTDPRTFELFSAEDVGLERKIIIGKYSGIISLTAKLQSMGYQINESQARELVEILRERAVALKRSLLDSEIVEAYKSFMDKKNKSHKKGGK
- a CDS encoding homocitrate synthase family protein — its product is MVMKKDKRQVNIIDTTLRNGEQTAGVVFSKHEKLRIAKMLDEIGIPEIEVGTPGLGSLERDIIKSIVDLDLSAKVFAYCEPYPEHVEKAAETGIKNVILNISTSDIHIKKKYKQNKTWTVNRLKEVIRVAKKNDLNFIVSAEDASRSDLEFLLKILHIAKKRGAYRFRICDTVSRYDPFRTFLNINSIANSVNFPLEVYNHNDFGMATANGMAAIRAGATSIVVSVGGLGEGTGNAALEEIVMALKYLENVELGIATIRFREIAEYVAKASARAIPVWKAIVGTNVFAHESGIHADGVIKNPKNYEVFKPSEVGLTRQLVVGKHSGSHTILHKFKEFGIDLTDKEANDLLTLAREMAVDLKRPLFDKELMYIYKDYIKKKEETEEVDSLTSE
- a CDS encoding 3-isopropylmalate dehydratase large subunit, whose protein sequence is MKKTIAEKIISAHAESEVSAGDIAVVDVDVVMAQDGTGPLAVSQIEKMGFDRVKQPQSSILFIDHAAPSPRKELSNSHMVLRQFAEKTGAQVSDVGEGVCHQILVEKYVCPNHIVIGADSHTCTSGALGAFATGMGSTDIAVGFALAKTWLMVPHTIRVNIEGTPGKGVFAKDLIIFIIGKITSDGATYKALEFGGSAVEHMTMDDRFTISNMAVEAGAKTGLFASDDITKKYLESMDRGDCFTNVYPDEGAAYQEVIDIDYSAIKPMISKPHTVDNVSSIDELGKIKVDQVFIGTCTNGRLSDLALAASILKGRKVAPGVRLIVVPASRKVYLEAMDKGIIKDLTESGAAIMAPGCGPCVGVHEGILGDGEVCLSTQNRNFVGRMGNPNSFIYLGSPATAAWSAVKGYIADPREVLV
- a CDS encoding 3-isopropylmalate dehydratase small subunit — protein: MKNQALEGKSFKFGDDISTDLIAPGRYFHLRSNLPELAKHVLEDADPQFAQKVRPGDFVVGGRNFGLGSSREHAPAIIKLAGIGAVLAKSFARIFFRNCINVGLPALICDTDQIEEGDNLKIDLSEGFIHNLDKGTQIKFNPLPPVMIKILSDGGLTEHIKKNKGFNL
- a CDS encoding isocitrate/isopropylmalate dehydrogenase family protein; amino-acid sequence: MKHKITLIPGDGIGPEITEATVKVIEATGVDIQWDEVYAGAEVYESEGTVLPQKVIDSLNANKVGIKGPITTPVGTGFRSVNVAMRKLFNLYACVRPCKSYRGVRSRYQDIDLVIIRENTEDLYAGIEFEKGKDETLRLLEFIKKEKEVQIRPDSGISIKPISVTGTENIVRFAFEYAQKNNRKKVTGVHKANIMKYTDGLYLDVFRKVASQYPDIESEDRIVDNMCMQLVQKPELYDVLVLPNLYGDILSDLAAGLVGGLGVAPGGNIGDEIALFEPTHGSAPKYKGQNKVNPTAMMLSGVLMLKHIGEPEYAQLLDSAIAANIAEGKYVTYDFKADRNDPSAVGTSEYADAIVEKIKKLK
- a CDS encoding secondary thiamine-phosphate synthase enzyme YjbQ, with protein sequence MKSYRKELFFNTNTRRQLINITPQIQDCLEESGIKEGLLLCNAMHITSSIFINDDESGLHHDFEVWLEKLAPEKPHSQYRHNGFEDNADAHLKRTIMGREVVVAITEGRLDFGPWEQIFYGEFDGKRKKRVLVKIIGE
- a CDS encoding ABC transporter permease; its protein translation is MEMLSKVLSLTSEHLLLAYGSLAVSIIAGIPLAVASLYNRKLAGVIMTLANLVEAIPSFAVVALVVPLMGIGFKPAIVAILFRALLPIIKNTYIGLKSVDSFYIDAGKGIGLTRFQILKTIRFPHAYAPMFAGIKFAAILTNGIAVLTAIIGSGGLGKLIFEGLASFNLRKIFYGIIPVMVIAVATELLLTFTEKKVTPSVLRKQA
- a CDS encoding ABC transporter permease, translated to MIAQITQLWETHKLGLRTMEHLGMFAIAIGLSIAIGVMIGILIYSNKKVSNTVFNALNIIQIIPTLALLILLLPLLGLGKLPTIAACVLYSILPIARNTYAGLANIDQDYIETGKAIGLNKKDILFRIRIPLALPLIAGGIRIAIVFTIGVITLGGLIAAGGLGAPLQTGIHLYDKPLILLTGIWVGLLALALDGIGALAEKLLKKRYSYGNA